Part of the Usitatibacter palustris genome, GCGAGCGCTGGGCCGCCCCGGCGCGGCCGCGCATTGCGCCGACCTGTGCGAGGAGCTTGCCCGTGCGGCATAAGGTCAAGCGCGTTCATTTCGTGGGCATCGGCGGCTCGGGCATGTCGGGCATCGCCGAAGTGCTCGGCAACCTCGGCTATACCGTGACGGGATCGGATCTCGCCGATGGCGTGGTCGTGCGGCGCCTGCGCGAGCTGGGCATCAAGGTCGTCACCGGCCACGCGGCGGAGAACGTCGCGCAAGCCGATGCCGTCGTGGTTTCGTCGGCGGTGAAGCCCGACAACCCCGAAGTGCTGCGCGCTCGCGAGATGCATATTCCGATCGTGCCGCGCGCGATGATGCTTGCCGAGCTCATGCGCTTCAAGCAGGGCATCGCGGTGGCGGGCACGCACGGCAAGACCACCACGACCTCGCTCGTCGCCGCGGCGCTGGGCGAAGCCGGGCTCGATCCGACCTGCGTGATCGGCGGGCGACTCAATTCGATCGGTACGAATGCGCGCCTCGGCAAGGGCGAGTTTCTCGTCGCCGAAGCCGACGAGTCCGATGCGTCGTTCCTCTACCTGCAGCCGGTGATCTCGGTGGTGACGAACATCGACGCCGATCACATGGAGACCTACGGCCAGGACTTCGAGCGCCTCAAAGGTGCGTTCGTGGAGTTCCTCGAGCACCTGCCGTTCTACGGGCTTGCTGTGCTGTGCAAGGACGATCCGCACGTCCACTCGATCATGCCGCGGCTCACGAAGCAGATCCTTTCCTACGGCATCCGTTCGGAAGCGGACCTGCGCGCCGAGAACGTGAAGTGGATCGACAACGGACGCATGCAGTTCACGGCGGTGTCGTACATCAACCATTTCAAGCCGCTCGAGGTCACGTTGAATCTCCCGGGCGAGCACTACGTCCTGAACGCGCTCGCGGCGATTGCCGTGGCGCGCGAAGTCGGCTGCCCCGAGGCGGCGATCGCGAAGGCGCTCGCGGAATTCACCGGCGTGGGCCGGCGCTTCCAGCGCTTCGGCGACGTGACGCTGAAGAGCGGCGCGCACTTCACGCTCGTGGACGACTACGGTCATCACCCGGTGGAGATGGCGGCCACCCTCGCGGCCGCGCGCGGCGCGTTTCCCGGCCGGCGCGTGATCCTCGCTTTCCAGCCGCATCGCTATACGCGCACCCGCGACCTCTTCGAGGATTTCGTGCGGGTGCTGTCCACCGTTGATGACCTCGTGCTCGCCGACGTCTACTCGGCGGGAGAAGCGCCGATCGTCGCGGCCGACGGCCGCGCGCTCGCTCGCGCATTACGAGTCGCGGGCAAGGTCGAGCCCACGTTCGTCGAGAACACCAGCGAGATGCGCGAGGCGGTCCTTTCGCGCGTCCAGGACGGCGACGTCGTCCTCACCATGGGCGCGGGTTCCATCGGCGGGCTTGCGCCGGAACTGGCGCTCGCGCAATGAACATGGCCGAAACCTCCTCCTTCCTCCAGGCCCACGCGATGCGCGGGGTCCTGCGCACGGACGAGCCGATGGCCAAGCACGTGAGCTGGCGCGCGGGCGGGCGTGCTCGCGTGTTCTTCCAGCCGTCGGATCTCGAGGACCTGCGCGCCTTTCTGCCGACTCGTCCCGCGGACGAGCCGATCCTCTTCGTGGGATTGGGAAGCAACCTGCTCGTGCGCGACGGTGGTTTCGCCGGCACCGTGGTCCTCACGCATCACGCGCTCACCGGGATCGAGATGACCGGTCCCATGACCTTCACCGCGGGTGCGGGCGTTCCCTCGCCGCATCTCGCGCGCTTTGTCGCGCGCCACGGGGGCGCGGGGGCCGAGTGGCTCGCCGGCGTGCCCGGCACGGTCGGCGGAGCGCTCGCGATGAACGCGGGCTGCTACGGCGGCGAGACGTGGAATCACGTGGTGAATGTGCAGGCGATCGATCGCGGCGGCGCGCTGAAGACGCGTGTGCCTTCGGAGTACGAGATCGGCTACCGGCACATGCACCTGCGCGAGGGGCACGAGGAGTGGTTCGTCGCCGCGACGTTCGCATTCCATCCGGGCGAGGAGGCGCAGTCGATGGCGACGATCAAGTCGCTGCTCGCGCGCCGCGTCGCTTCGCAGCCGCTCAACGAACCCAACGCCGGGAGCGTGTTCCGCAATCCCGTCGGCGACCACGCCGCGCGGCTGATCGAAGCCGCGGGCCTCAAGGGCCACACGATCGGTGGCGCCCAGGTCTCGACCAAGCATTCGAATTTCATCATCAACACGGGCAAGGCGACGGCGGCCGACATCGAGACGCTGATCGACCATGTGCAGGCGACCGTGCTCGCCGCGAGCGGCATCGAGCTCGTTCGCGAAGTCCGCATCATTGGAGATCGCGCATGAGCGCGCGCGATTTCGGCAAGGTCGCCGTCCTCATGGGCGGACCGTCGGCGGAACGCGAGATCTCGCTCATCTCCGGCAAGGCCGTGCTAGGGGCATTGCAGGAGAAACGCGTGGACGCGCATGCCTTCGATCCGGCCGAGCGCGAGCTCTTCGACCTGAAGCGCGAAGGCTTCAAGTCCGTCTTCATCGCGTTGCACGGCCGCTTCGGCGAGGACGGCACCGTGCAGGGCGCGCTCGAGACGCTGCGCGTGCCCTACACCGGCAGCGGCGTGATGGGCTCGGCGATCTCGATGGACAAGTGGCGCACGAAACTCGTGTGGCTCGCCGCCGGCATCCCCACGCCGAAGTTCGTGATGCTGAAGGCCTCGAGCGACTGGGACCGCGTCGTGGCCGTTCTCGGCCTGCCGCTGATCGTGAAGCCGGTGCACGAAGGTTCGACGATCGGGCTCACGAAGGTGAGCCGCGCCGCCGACCTTCCCGCCGCGTACCAGCTCGCCGCGAAGTACGACGCGCTCGTGATCGCCGAGGAATTCATCGCCGGCCAGGAGCTCACGGCCGCGATCCTGCACGACGGCCCGACGGCCACCGATCGCGCGCTGCCGCTCGTGCGCATCGAGGCGCCGCAGGGCAACTACGATTACCAGAACAAGTACTTCACCGACGACACGCGCTACTACTGTCCGTCGGGGATCCGCGCGGAAGTCGAGGACGAGATCCGCGAAGTCGCCGTGCGCAGCTTCCGCGTGCTCGGGTGCCGCGGCTGGGGCCGCGCCGACGTGATGCTGCGCCCCGATGGCACGTACTCCTTCCTCGAGATGAACACGTCGCCGGGAATGACTGGGCACAGCCTCGTGCCGATGGCGGCGAAGGCGACGGGCCTTTCGTACGCGGATCTCTGCGTCGAGATTCTCGCGGGCGCGTCGCTCGATTCGGGAGCGCGGCAATGAATCTCCTCGCGCGCGTCGTATTGGGCACCGTGGCGGTCGCCGGACTCGCGGGCGCGGCCTGGTATGGCTACGACGCGACGGCGAAGCAGCCGATCGGCGTCGTGCAGTTCACCGGCGAGACCGCGCGCATCGATCGCGCCGATCTCGATCGCCTCGCCGAAAGCGTGCGCGGCATGCCCGCCGGCGCCGCGACACTCGCCGCCGTTCGTGAAGCCGCCCGCCGCATGCCGTGGGTGCGCGACGCGACCGTGCGCCGCCGCTTTCCCGACGCCGTCGAAGTCACGATCGAGGCCCACGTCCCGCTCGCGCGCTGGACCGAGGGAA contains:
- the murC gene encoding UDP-N-acetylmuramate--L-alanine ligase, with amino-acid sequence MRHKVKRVHFVGIGGSGMSGIAEVLGNLGYTVTGSDLADGVVVRRLRELGIKVVTGHAAENVAQADAVVVSSAVKPDNPEVLRAREMHIPIVPRAMMLAELMRFKQGIAVAGTHGKTTTTSLVAAALGEAGLDPTCVIGGRLNSIGTNARLGKGEFLVAEADESDASFLYLQPVISVVTNIDADHMETYGQDFERLKGAFVEFLEHLPFYGLAVLCKDDPHVHSIMPRLTKQILSYGIRSEADLRAENVKWIDNGRMQFTAVSYINHFKPLEVTLNLPGEHYVLNALAAIAVAREVGCPEAAIAKALAEFTGVGRRFQRFGDVTLKSGAHFTLVDDYGHHPVEMAATLAAARGAFPGRRVILAFQPHRYTRTRDLFEDFVRVLSTVDDLVLADVYSAGEAPIVAADGRALARALRVAGKVEPTFVENTSEMREAVLSRVQDGDVVLTMGAGSIGGLAPELALAQ
- the murB gene encoding UDP-N-acetylmuramate dehydrogenase, whose amino-acid sequence is MNMAETSSFLQAHAMRGVLRTDEPMAKHVSWRAGGRARVFFQPSDLEDLRAFLPTRPADEPILFVGLGSNLLVRDGGFAGTVVLTHHALTGIEMTGPMTFTAGAGVPSPHLARFVARHGGAGAEWLAGVPGTVGGALAMNAGCYGGETWNHVVNVQAIDRGGALKTRVPSEYEIGYRHMHLREGHEEWFVAATFAFHPGEEAQSMATIKSLLARRVASQPLNEPNAGSVFRNPVGDHAARLIEAAGLKGHTIGGAQVSTKHSNFIINTGKATAADIETLIDHVQATVLAASGIELVREVRIIGDRA
- a CDS encoding D-alanine--D-alanine ligase, with translation MSARDFGKVAVLMGGPSAEREISLISGKAVLGALQEKRVDAHAFDPAERELFDLKREGFKSVFIALHGRFGEDGTVQGALETLRVPYTGSGVMGSAISMDKWRTKLVWLAAGIPTPKFVMLKASSDWDRVVAVLGLPLIVKPVHEGSTIGLTKVSRAADLPAAYQLAAKYDALVIAEEFIAGQELTAAILHDGPTATDRALPLVRIEAPQGNYDYQNKYFTDDTRYYCPSGIRAEVEDEIREVAVRSFRVLGCRGWGRADVMLRPDGTYSFLEMNTSPGMTGHSLVPMAAKATGLSYADLCVEILAGASLDSGARQ